One part of the Oryzias melastigma strain HK-1 linkage group LG21, ASM292280v2, whole genome shotgun sequence genome encodes these proteins:
- the ddx3xa gene encoding DEAD-box helicase 3 X-linked a isoform X6: MSHVVVDNPHGLDQQLAALDLNSADGQGGGTGRRYIPPHLRNKDAARNDAPGWDGGRTNGFVNGYHDNRANGGFGGRGSSRNDRAFGGYENKEGGWGGASRDSYNSFGGRNDRSKSSFFNDRGSGSRGRYERGGFSGGGSSRWGEDSREDDWSKPTAPNERLEHELFSASNTGINFEKYDDIPVEATGSNCPPHIESFHDVDMGEIIMGNITLSRYTRPTPVQKHAIPIIKTKRDLMACAQTGSGKTAAFLLPVLSQIYTDGPGDALQAAKNSGQDNGRYGRRKQYPLSLVLAPTRELALQIYDEARKFAYRSRVRPCVVYGGADIGQQIRELERGCHLLVATPGRLVDMMERGKIGLDYCNYLVLDEADRMLDMGFEPQIRRIVEQDTMPPKGIRQTMMFSATFPKEIQILARDFLEDYIFLAVGRVGSTSENITQKVVWVEETDKRSFLLDLLNATGKDSLTLVFVETKKGADALEDFLYREGYACTSIHGDRSQRDREEALHQFRSGRCPILVATAVAARGLDISNVKHVINFDLPSDIEEYVHRIGRTGRVGNLGLATSFFNDKNSNITKDLLDILVEAKQEVPSWLESLAYEHQHKSTNRGRKRFSGGFGARDYRQTPGGAGGFNSNRSGRSTGGHGGNRGFGGGFGGNFYSNDGYGGNYSHTGSVDWWGN; encoded by the exons ATGAGTCATGTGGTCGTTGATAATCCACACGGTCTAGATCAGCAG CTTGCTGCCCTAGACTTAAACTCTGCTGACGGACAAGGCGGCGGAACTGGCA GGCGTTACATTCCACCTCATTTAAGGAACAAAGATGCTGCCAGAAACG ATGCACCTGGATGGGACGGCGGCCGCACCAATGGATTTGTGAATGGTTACCACGACAATCGTGCAAACGGGGGCTTTGGTGGACGTGGATCCTCTCGCAATGATAGAG CTTTTGGTGGTTATGAGAACAAGGAGGGAGGCTGGGGAGGAGCATCCAGAGACTCCTACAACAGCTTTGGAGGACGCAACGACAGGTCCAAGTCGTCCTTCTTCAACGACAGAGGATCAGGCTCAAGAGGAAG ATACGAGCGTGGGGGCTTCAGCGGGGGAGGAAGTAGCCGCTGGGGGGAAGACTCCAGAGAAGACGACTGGTCCAAACCTACCGCTCCCAATGAGCGCTTGGAACA tgaACTTTTCTCTGCAAGCAACACTGGAATAAACTTTGAGAAATACGATGATATTCCTGTGGAGGCTACTGGAAGCAACTGCCCACCCCACATTGAGAGT TTCCATGATGTGGACATGGGGGAGATCATCATGGGCAACATCACGTTGAGCCGTTACACTCGGCCCACTCCGGTCCAGAAGCACGCTATCCCAATCATCAAGACCAAGAGAGACTTGATGGCCTGCGCTCAGACCG GTTCTGGAAAGACAGCTGCGTTCTTGCTGCCAGTGCTGAGTCAGATCTACACCGACGGACCAGGAGATGCACTGCAAGCTGCAAAGAACAGCGGACAG GACAATGGCCGTTACGGACGCCGTAAACAATACCCCCTTTCCCTGGTTCTGGCTCCAACCAGAGAGCTGGCTCTGCAGATCTATGATGAGGCCAGGAAG TTTGCATACCGCTCTCGTGTGCGTCCCTGCGTGGTTTACGGAGGTGCCGACATAGGGCAGCAGATCAGGGAACTGGAGAGGGGCTGCCACCTACTGGTGGCCACACCTGGACGTTTGGTTGATATGATGGAAAGAGGCAAGATCGGCCTGGACTACTGCAA CTACCTTGTTCTGGATGAGGCTGACCGCATGTTGGACATGGGGTTTGAGCCACAGATCAGACGTATTGTGGAGCAGGACACCATGCCGCCTAAAGGCATCCGACAAACCATGATGTTCAGCGCCACTTTCCCCAAAGAGATTCAG ATTCTGGCTCGTGACTTCCTGGAGGATTACATTTTCCTGGCGGTGGGTCGTGTTGGGTCCACTTCAGAAAACATCACCCAGAAGGTGGTTTGGGTCGAGGAGACGGATAAGCGCTCATTTCTCCTGGATCTGCTCAATGCAACAG GCAAAGACTCCTTGACTCTGGTCTTTGTGGAAACGAAGAAAGGAGCTGATGCTCTGGAGGACTTCCTGTACCGTGAAGGTTATGCCTGCACCAGCATCCATGGCGACCGCTCCCAGCGGGACAGAGAGGAGGCTCTGCATCAGTTCCGCTCCGGACGTTGCCCCATCCTAGTGGCTACAGCT GTGGCTGCTCGAGGTCTGGATATAAGCAACGTGAAACATGTCATCAACTTTGACCTGCCCAGTGACATTGAGGAGTACGTTCACCGTATTGGCCGTACGGGACGTGTGGGCAACCTTG GTCTGGCCACGTCGTTCTTCAAcgacaaaaacagcaacataaCCAAAGATTTGCTTGACATCTTGGTCGAGGCCAAGCAGGAGGTTCCCTCCTGGCTTGAAAGCTTGGCCTATGAGCACCAGCACAAGAGCACCAACCGAGGCCGGAAGAG GTTCTCTGGTGGCTTTGGAGCCAGAGATTACCGTCAGACACCCGGCGGCGCTGGAGGCTTCAACAGCAACCGTTCAGGGCGCAGCACTGGAGGCCATGGAGGGAACCGCGGCTTTGGAG GTGGCTTTGGTGGAAACTTCTACAGCAACGATGGCTACGGAGGAAACTACAGCCACACCGGTAGTGTGGATTGGTGGGGGAACTAG